In Cytobacillus oceanisediminis, the following proteins share a genomic window:
- a CDS encoding sodium:solute symporter family protein, with protein sequence MSWYFGYILAYFIFMFAIGIYYFTKIKTSDSYLIAGWNMGFWNIVGTIISTNCGAAVFIGWIGMGFTMGVSGFFKFALPAMLVSMLLIFFFSRPLRRQRLYTLADLFSERFGAKTGIIPSVLSAFIYSVPTTALQIVGMSTVFSIAFNMNVKTGIVLSFILILGFTILGGLVATIVTDAIQSVILIVGIVMLAYAALQFGGGMEHILSNTPRDFLTPLGANGLGDVLLFALSVAPFYLVWQSTWQRIFASKTEDIAIKAGLTGYAITLCISVLPYSIGIMARQFVPADIHPDLIFSYVTVEMLPPYIGGIILIGLLSALMTGADSFILQGSSNITQDLYHRLLNPDATEKQMMFVSRLSVVIISVLSLLVAFALTDIVSMYQWALRLSATTLVFPFLAIMFWKRTTNTAVISSMLLACFTTILWPLLNTGIDQTIPGFIISFCSLVMISFWTKHSSAENVKAVYWEDLPSANRKIDDIDSAENKAV encoded by the coding sequence ATGAGCTGGTATTTTGGATACATTTTAGCGTATTTCATATTCATGTTCGCAATTGGAATCTATTATTTTACAAAAATTAAAACCTCTGACAGTTATTTAATTGCAGGCTGGAATATGGGCTTTTGGAATATTGTCGGAACAATCATCAGCACGAATTGCGGTGCTGCCGTTTTTATTGGCTGGATTGGAATGGGATTCACAATGGGCGTATCTGGATTTTTTAAATTTGCTTTACCAGCCATGCTTGTCAGTATGCTCTTGATCTTCTTTTTTAGCCGTCCATTAAGAAGACAGAGATTATATACACTTGCGGACCTTTTTAGTGAAAGATTTGGAGCAAAAACCGGTATCATTCCATCAGTGTTATCTGCTTTCATATATTCAGTTCCCACTACTGCCCTGCAGATTGTAGGGATGAGTACCGTATTCAGCATTGCTTTTAATATGAACGTGAAAACGGGAATTGTGCTGTCTTTTATTTTGATTCTCGGCTTTACGATTTTGGGCGGCCTAGTAGCAACAATTGTAACGGATGCCATTCAAAGCGTAATTCTGATTGTAGGGATTGTTATGCTTGCATATGCTGCCTTGCAATTTGGCGGAGGGATGGAACACATCCTCAGTAACACGCCGAGAGATTTTTTGACTCCGCTTGGTGCGAATGGACTCGGGGATGTCCTGCTATTTGCTCTTTCTGTGGCTCCATTCTACTTAGTTTGGCAATCCACATGGCAGCGGATCTTTGCTTCTAAGACAGAAGATATAGCCATTAAAGCTGGCTTAACCGGTTATGCCATTACCCTATGTATTTCTGTTCTTCCTTATAGTATAGGAATTATGGCAAGGCAATTTGTGCCAGCCGATATTCATCCAGACTTAATTTTCTCCTATGTAACCGTGGAAATGCTTCCTCCTTATATTGGCGGCATTATTCTGATCGGACTCCTATCAGCACTGATGACAGGTGCAGACTCCTTCATTTTACAAGGAAGCTCTAATATTACTCAGGATTTGTATCACCGGCTATTAAATCCCGATGCTACGGAAAAGCAAATGATGTTTGTTTCCCGCTTGAGTGTAGTGATTATATCGGTATTATCACTGTTAGTTGCCTTTGCATTAACAGATATTGTCAGCATGTATCAATGGGCACTCAGACTGTCAGCAACAACTCTTGTGTTTCCGTTTCTGGCCATTATGTTTTGGAAAAGGACAACCAACACCGCTGTCATTTCCAGTATGCTTCTGGCTTGTTTCACTACCATACTTTGGCCTCTTCTCAATACAGGAATAGATCAGACAATACCCGGCTTTATCATATCTTTTTGTTCGCTTGTCATGATTAGTTTCTGGACCAAACATTCATCAGCAGAAAATGTAAAGGCTGTTTACTGGGAAGACCTTCCTTCAGCAAATAGAAAGATAGACGATATCGATTCAGCAGAAAACAAAGCTGTCTAA
- a CDS encoding amidohydrolase, with translation MSILIIKNANIITLDKHNTKAKSLLVRNGIIEKIWDKTEPDRTEVPDGPDIEILDLKGAALLPGFIDTHSHLLMYGQMLNYVDCRSPRNKNIGDIKEKIRERAGKAKPGEWIMGWGYDDTLLEDKRHPNRSDLDHAAPNNPVFIRHISGHFGAANSKALELAGIDESISNPHGGYFTRDGNGRLDGVIHEIPALEFIFPVLPSPSSDEQIKNIGNAAKVYLSQGITTCTDAGVGLDRGIEELNAHIAAINSGKNPMNMRLMILHHLLREGSAFSGYTADQLDLELKRRTKNRVSLDSAKLFQDGSIQGLTGALREPYNCDESVYGELLHDQDTFAEEMLDLHNRGFRIAIHGNGDRAIGSILEAFDYVLSKSPMEDHRHRIEHVQTAGSEDLDAMQRLGVAASFFINHVYFWGDRHRRLFLGEKRAARINPLADAVDRNLLFTLHSDCPITPISPLFSIWAAVNRITLEGNVLGEYQKIDVLDALKAMTSYGAALNFEEDSAGTIEEGKRGDFVVLDADPLTCPAMELKDIPILATIISGKVVWENTEKAYTHS, from the coding sequence GTGAGTATCCTTATCATAAAAAATGCAAATATCATCACGCTTGATAAACATAATACTAAGGCAAAATCATTGCTTGTCAGAAATGGCATCATCGAAAAAATTTGGGATAAAACCGAACCGGATCGTACGGAAGTTCCAGATGGTCCTGATATTGAGATCTTGGATTTAAAAGGGGCTGCTTTGCTTCCTGGTTTTATAGATACACATAGTCATTTATTAATGTATGGGCAAATGCTGAATTATGTTGATTGCAGATCCCCAAGGAATAAAAACATTGGTGATATAAAGGAAAAAATAAGAGAAAGGGCCGGTAAAGCAAAACCTGGAGAATGGATCATGGGGTGGGGATATGATGATACCCTCCTGGAGGACAAAAGACATCCGAACAGGTCTGATTTAGATCATGCAGCCCCGAACAATCCCGTTTTTATCCGGCATATTTCAGGGCACTTTGGTGCTGCAAATTCCAAAGCTCTTGAATTGGCTGGAATTGATGAAAGCATTTCGAATCCGCATGGCGGGTACTTTACACGTGATGGTAATGGTAGACTGGACGGTGTTATTCACGAAATTCCTGCCCTGGAATTTATATTTCCAGTGCTGCCTTCCCCGTCAAGCGATGAACAAATCAAGAATATCGGGAATGCGGCGAAGGTGTACCTGTCTCAAGGGATAACCACATGTACAGATGCCGGTGTGGGCCTGGACAGAGGAATAGAGGAATTAAATGCGCATATTGCGGCCATTAATTCAGGAAAGAATCCGATGAATATGCGGCTAATGATCTTGCATCATCTTTTAAGAGAAGGAAGTGCTTTTTCCGGGTATACTGCAGATCAGCTCGATCTTGAATTAAAGAGACGCACTAAAAACAGGGTATCACTGGATAGTGCCAAATTATTTCAGGATGGATCCATCCAGGGACTTACCGGTGCACTCCGCGAACCTTATAATTGTGATGAATCTGTATATGGTGAGCTGCTGCATGATCAGGACACATTTGCAGAAGAAATGCTGGATCTCCATAATAGAGGATTTAGGATTGCGATTCATGGAAATGGAGATCGGGCAATCGGATCTATCCTTGAGGCTTTCGATTATGTTTTGTCAAAAAGTCCGATGGAAGACCACAGGCATCGGATTGAACATGTACAGACTGCAGGCAGTGAAGACCTTGATGCTATGCAAAGATTAGGTGTTGCTGCTTCCTTTTTCATCAATCATGTTTACTTTTGGGGAGATCGGCACCGCAGATTATTCCTGGGTGAAAAGAGAGCGGCTAGAATTAATCCTTTGGCTGATGCGGTTGACCGCAATTTGCTGTTCACACTGCATTCTGATTGTCCTATTACCCCAATTTCGCCCCTGTTTTCCATATGGGCGGCTGTGAACCGCATCACTTTAGAAGGTAATGTGCTTGGAGAATATCAAAAAATTGATGTTCTGGATGCTTTAAAAGCGATGACATCTTACGGGGCAGCTCTGAACTTTGAAGAAGATTCTGCTGGCACGATTGAAGAAGGAAAAAGAGGAGATTTTGTTGTCCTGGATGCCGATCCT
- the xsc gene encoding sulfoacetaldehyde acetyltransferase, which produces MAKAEKELAVIKTKKVKMTPSEAIVETLVKEGVTHISGILGSAFMDLLDLLPTAGIRFIGVRHEQSAAHMEDAYTRVSGVAGVVIGQNGPGITNMVTSVAAANQAHTPMVVISPSAGTPTVGWDGFQECDQVSVFKAITKETVRVTHPGRVADCLRTAFRIAYAERGPVLFDIPRDYFYGEVEDVILEPHQYRVDNRGCGSLEQIDQAVELLASAKNPVIISGRGVVDSDGIETVKEIADHLTIPVAVSYMHNDAFPANEPLAVGPIGYMGSKAAMNTLKDADVVLAIGTRLSVFGTLPCYDIDYFPKDAKIIQIDINPRNIARTHPVEIGIIGDAKAASVEIAKRLKEKVPNKQFNSERIARVTNEKEQWEKELVDLAMVEGNPINPRRALLELTKVLPENAIVTTDIGNVSSTANAYLKFNSGRKHVAALTFGNTGFAYPSALGAKLANPNSPVVAIVGDGAWGMSLHEVSTAVEENIPVVACVFNNNAWCAEKKNQVDFYNNRFVGADIQNPDFAEVARSMGAQGISVDKPEDVGPAILRALESNKPTVIDIQVDGTQLAPPFRKDALKMPTRLLPKYAHLDHKNW; this is translated from the coding sequence ATGGCAAAAGCAGAAAAAGAATTAGCAGTAATCAAAACAAAAAAGGTGAAAATGACACCAAGTGAGGCAATTGTAGAAACATTAGTTAAAGAAGGTGTCACACATATTTCCGGGATTTTGGGATCCGCCTTCATGGATCTATTAGACTTGCTTCCGACTGCCGGGATCCGCTTCATCGGTGTACGGCATGAGCAAAGCGCTGCCCACATGGAAGATGCCTATACTCGAGTAAGCGGAGTTGCCGGGGTGGTGATTGGCCAGAATGGACCAGGAATCACAAATATGGTAACGTCGGTTGCGGCAGCGAATCAGGCTCACACTCCTATGGTCGTCATTTCTCCTTCAGCTGGAACACCTACCGTTGGATGGGACGGTTTCCAGGAGTGCGATCAGGTTTCAGTTTTTAAAGCGATCACGAAGGAAACAGTTAGGGTCACACATCCGGGGCGGGTGGCGGATTGCCTGAGGACTGCCTTTAGAATCGCTTACGCAGAGAGAGGTCCAGTGCTATTTGATATTCCGCGGGACTATTTTTATGGGGAAGTGGAAGATGTAATCCTTGAACCTCATCAGTATCGTGTTGATAATAGGGGCTGCGGATCATTAGAACAGATTGATCAGGCTGTGGAATTGCTTGCTTCTGCCAAGAACCCTGTCATCATTTCCGGCAGGGGGGTAGTGGATTCAGATGGAATAGAGACAGTGAAGGAAATTGCCGATCATTTAACGATTCCTGTAGCTGTTTCATATATGCATAATGATGCCTTCCCGGCAAATGAGCCTTTAGCGGTTGGACCTATTGGGTATATGGGGTCAAAAGCAGCTATGAACACATTAAAGGATGCAGATGTGGTGCTCGCTATCGGTACTAGATTATCTGTCTTTGGAACATTGCCATGCTATGACATTGATTACTTTCCGAAAGACGCAAAGATTATCCAAATCGATATCAATCCCCGCAATATTGCCAGGACCCATCCAGTAGAGATCGGGATCATTGGAGATGCAAAAGCAGCTTCAGTTGAAATCGCAAAACGGCTAAAAGAAAAAGTGCCAAATAAGCAATTCAATTCTGAGAGAATAGCAAGAGTCACAAATGAAAAAGAGCAATGGGAAAAAGAACTTGTCGATCTGGCCATGGTGGAAGGAAATCCAATTAATCCGCGCAGGGCACTCCTGGAGCTTACGAAGGTCCTTCCGGAAAACGCAATTGTTACTACAGATATCGGGAATGTATCTTCTACCGCAAATGCCTATTTAAAATTCAATTCCGGCCGCAAGCATGTTGCAGCCTTAACATTTGGGAATACAGGCTTTGCCTATCCGTCAGCATTAGGTGCAAAGCTTGCAAATCCGAATAGCCCTGTAGTAGCTATCGTAGGGGATGGCGCATGGGGAATGAGCCTGCATGAAGTAAGTACGGCTGTGGAGGAGAACATTCCAGTAGTTGCATGTGTTTTTAATAACAATGCCTGGTGTGCGGAAAAGAAAAACCAAGTAGATTTTTATAATAATCGCTTTGTAGGAGCGGATATCCAGAATCCGGATTTTGCAGAGGTGGCAAGGTCCATGGGGGCACAGGGAATTAGTGTAGACAAACCTGAAGACGTAGGGCCAGCTATTCTCCGTGCATTAGAATCCAATAAACCGACAGTCATTGATATTCAAGTGGATGGCACACAATTGGCACCTCCATTCCGCAAAGACGCGTTAAAGATGCCGACTCGTCTTCTGCCGAAATATGCTCACCTTGATCATAAAAACTGGTAG